In Desulfosporosinus youngiae DSM 17734, the genomic stretch GATACGCTCGTTTTTGGGCGTAAAGGCTCTGAGAAAATATCCCCATGCCGCCACCGCGCAGCCGCTGGCATACCCGCCGATAATCAGGCCGCCGGCCCATAAAGCGGAGGGAGTAAAAAAGAAGGGGATGGTGACGGCTAAGCATACGACCATTGAGCCCATCATCATGCTTTTGGCTGCCGCCTGGGTTTTGACAAACAGGCCGCAGGTGAAAAGCCCTGTAAAATGTGCGATAATCGCAGCCAGTATGTAATGGCCGGCGTCTGTTCCACGCAGATCCAACAGACTATACAGCACCTGTCCCTCAAACTGGAAGGACAGAATATAGGCAAAGAGAAATGAAAATCCGGCAACAGAAAGCCTGCGGGCACTTAAAGATTTAAGTCCGTTCATTTGATAACCTCCCGCTCATCGGAGGCTCCGCCTTTTTTAACCCATTCGTCAATGTCGGCAGTTTTGAAACGCCAGAGCTTTCCCACCTTGGATGCGGGCATACCCCGCTGTTCAATCCAACGCATGACCGTGTGGCGCTTCACGCCAAGATAATCGCAGACCTCTTGCAGGGATATCCATCTATCTTGAATGTTGTTTTCCGGCATGTTAAGCACCTCGCTTTCTTTCAAAGGCATGCGATTGACCATATAATAATGGTACTCCAAACAAGGTATGAAAGCAATCTCTATTGTAGCTTTATGTAGTATTTAGTTGTTTAGTGAATAGGATTTCTCAATAATTGCCCTGAAAACTTTGGTAAATTATTATTCCATTTTAATTTTCTCCAGCATTTCTTCGCCCGTAATTTTACCGTCAAGATAATCACTCCGAGCCTGCCGCGCCAGCTTTGCCCATCGGGCATACTCCTCCGAGGACATGTCCTTACCGCTAAACTCTTCTGGCGATTTACCGTCCGCACGGTAACGGCGAGAGTACACCTTGTTGTACTCGGTCAGGAAAGCCAGCAAATAATCGTTTCCCTGCAGGCCCTGATCATAAAACAGCTTTGCGCCAACCTGCTTGCAGGTGCGATCACCTTTATATGGCCGATCACAGAAATCCCGTTTACGCTTATCGGTCAACACAAAATAGCGGCTGCACAGTTTGCATCGCTTAATGAACTGGGCATTTTTCAGCATCTCGGTAAACTCAAAATAGAGAATCTCATCCAAATATTCAAACAGATAGTATGGCATCAGACTGACGCCTCCGCCATCCTGGTGCATGATTTCCAAAAACTCATCTGTTTCCCGCAGATTCCAATCATGGATATCCTTAAGCGTATCCATATCCACCTTGCCATTTTTCTTTGGCAGCAGCTCATATTTTATCTTCACAGTAGCCTCGGCAAAGCCGGGGTACTCCGATACAAACTCACAAAGCCGCTGGGACATTTCCTTGTCCGAGTGGCTTTCTTTATCTAAACAGGTGATAACCGCTTTCGTGCATACCTCCTGTAGTTCTAAAATGTGTTCCAATTCCTCTATACAGGTTGTAAGAGGTCTAAGCAAGGCAGCCTCAAATTCGTCTTTGGCATAGATGGGTTCTTTCAAAATGTTGTTCAGCAAGCCCACCAAGAAGAAATAAACATAGCGGTGCTTATCCGCAATGGTTTCCGCAACATCAAATATTTTGTTCCTGATTGTCTGATAGTTTTCCATCGTCAGCGGAATGGATTTCGTTTCGGTGAGCAGTGTTGTGTATTCCTCGAAATCCATTTCCACAAATTCAATCAATCCATTCCCAGTGAACTTTTGCGCATACTGCGTCACTTTGTCCGGATAGGCATAAGCCATGGAGTAAATCAGCTTATCATTTCCCTCAAAAACTTTAATCAGTGGGTACTGTTCCATAGGCACTCCTCTCGCAAATAATCGATTTTCCTCAAACCAGCGTTTCTGCGATTCGCTGTGTATTTCTGTTTCTGGATATAGGACAATGGTATCACAAGGAATAGAAGTTTTCAACATTCGATTTGTTGCACTTTTAAAGCAAGTTGAATTAAGAGGAGGAATCACAAATGTCAAAAAAATTAAAAACCATGGATGCGGAAACCTTGATGACCACACCCATGGAGCCGCTGAAATTTATTGTCAGCGGTCTGCTACCCGAAGGACTGCATGTGCTTGCAGGCTCACCGAAAATTGGCAAGAGCTGGTTAGCCCTGTGGATCTGCTTACAGGTGGCAAAGGGTGAAAATGTATGGAAATTCGAAACGCTACGAGGCGAAGTCCTGTATCTTTGTTTAGAGGATAGTTTTGCAAGAATCCAAAGCAGGTTGTTTGAAATTACCGACGAAGCACCGCCTACGCTGCACTTTGCAATCATGAGTGCAACCATTGGCAATGGTTTAGAGCATCAGATTGAAAGTTTTATTACCGAGCATTCCGACACAGGCTTGATTGTCATTGACACCCTGCAAAAGGTTCGCAAAACAGTGTCAGCAAATGTGAATCCTTATGCCTCAGATTATGATGACATCAACACACTGAAGCAGATCGCGGACCGTCATCATCTTGCCATCCTGCTCGTACATCATCTTCGAAAAACAAGTGATGCCGATCCGCTCAATATGATTTCGGGTACCAGCGGTATTGCTGGTGGTGCTGATACAAACTTTGTACTGCAAAAAGACAAGCGAACGGAAAGTACCGCAACGCTCATCTGCACCGGCAGAGATATCGAGGGACGGGAATTGTTCTTGGAGTTCAACAAGAACAAATTTTTATGGGAGCTGCTGGAACCGATTAAAATGGAGCAGCGGATCATACCGGAGGAAATTTTTCTTCTCTGTGATTTGATAAAATCGGCAGGCAGCTTCACTGGGACGGCAACCGAGCTAATAGAAAACTTGAATCTGGATTGTAGCCCTGCAATTCTGAAGAAGAGAATCATTAGGCATATGGAGCATCTGGGTAGAAACGGCATTCATTATTCCGAGAACAGGACTTTTGAGCGGCGGGAATTTACTCTCCGCTATGACGGTAATGACGATATGACGGCAGAATCACGCCCCCAAAACTTGCCGTCTTTGCTGTCAGCACT encodes the following:
- a CDS encoding helix-turn-helix domain-containing protein, yielding MVNRMPLKESEVLNMPENNIQDRWISLQEVCDYLGVKRHTVMRWIEQRGMPASKVGKLWRFKTADIDEWVKKGGASDEREVIK
- a CDS encoding DUF6076 domain-containing protein, with product MEQYPLIKVFEGNDKLIYSMAYAYPDKVTQYAQKFTGNGLIEFVEMDFEEYTTLLTETKSIPLTMENYQTIRNKIFDVAETIADKHRYVYFFLVGLLNNILKEPIYAKDEFEAALLRPLTTCIEELEHILELQEVCTKAVITCLDKESHSDKEMSQRLCEFVSEYPGFAEATVKIKYELLPKKNGKVDMDTLKDIHDWNLRETDEFLEIMHQDGGGVSLMPYYLFEYLDEILYFEFTEMLKNAQFIKRCKLCSRYFVLTDKRKRDFCDRPYKGDRTCKQVGAKLFYDQGLQGNDYLLAFLTEYNKVYSRRYRADGKSPEEFSGKDMSSEEYARWAKLARQARSDYLDGKITGEEMLEKIKME
- a CDS encoding AAA family ATPase, which codes for MSKKLKTMDAETLMTTPMEPLKFIVSGLLPEGLHVLAGSPKIGKSWLALWICLQVAKGENVWKFETLRGEVLYLCLEDSFARIQSRLFEITDEAPPTLHFAIMSATIGNGLEHQIESFITEHSDTGLIVIDTLQKVRKTVSANVNPYASDYDDINTLKQIADRHHLAILLVHHLRKTSDADPLNMISGTSGIAGGADTNFVLQKDKRTESTATLICTGRDIEGRELFLEFNKNKFLWELLEPIKMEQRIIPEEIFLLCDLIKSAGSFTGTATELIENLNLDCSPAILKKRIIRHMEHLGRNGIHYSENRTFERREFTLRYDGNDDMTAESRPQNLPSLLSALSQDSHLAAVAPCSPLCGEINGGLA